The Candidatus Rubrimentiphilum sp. genome includes a window with the following:
- a CDS encoding 16S rRNA (uracil(1498)-N(3))-methyltransferase, whose amino-acid sequence MAAARFFVDGNYATGETLDLSGGDAHKIVDVLRKRTGDSIEIVDSSANRFAATLQIEGRSVRARLDESHAPGETQSLEITVAQGLPKGQKMDFVVEKLTELGVARVIPIYSERTIVADAGTAKLDRWRRLARTAAAQCGRDRIPEIAAPQRFEGLLESFSAYETVLFPWELAEQGPLKDALPGLLANARRVLVIVGPEGGFSHVEAEAAQRAGAKLVSLGPRILRTETAALVTVAVLNYASGV is encoded by the coding sequence ATGGCCGCAGCGCGCTTTTTTGTTGACGGAAATTACGCTACCGGTGAAACGCTCGACTTGTCGGGCGGCGACGCGCATAAGATCGTTGACGTGTTGCGCAAACGCACGGGCGATTCGATCGAGATCGTGGACTCCTCCGCTAACCGTTTTGCCGCAACCTTACAGATCGAGGGACGCAGCGTACGCGCGCGCTTAGATGAATCGCACGCGCCTGGCGAGACCCAAAGTTTGGAAATCACGGTCGCGCAAGGTCTGCCTAAAGGGCAGAAGATGGATTTCGTCGTTGAGAAACTCACGGAACTTGGCGTTGCGAGAGTGATTCCAATCTACTCGGAGCGCACGATCGTTGCGGATGCCGGCACGGCGAAGCTCGATCGCTGGCGCCGGCTTGCGCGAACGGCCGCCGCCCAATGCGGCCGCGATCGGATCCCCGAGATCGCCGCGCCGCAGCGCTTCGAGGGGCTGCTCGAATCGTTTTCTGCATACGAGACCGTGCTTTTTCCATGGGAGCTCGCCGAGCAAGGACCGCTGAAAGACGCGTTGCCCGGACTGCTTGCGAACGCGCGCCGGGTGCTGGTTATCGTCGGCCCCGAAGGCGGCTTTTCGCACGTGGAGGCCGAAGCGGCGCAACGTGCGGGCGCGAAGTTAGTGTCGCTCGGCCCGCGCATTTTACGCACGGAAACGGCAGCACTCGTGACGGTTGCGGTGCTGAATTACGCCTCGGGGGTATAA